tgaaaCAAATGCCAGATCTTAAATGTGGCAGACTTAGATACGATATAAAATCACTTCCCTTTCTACACCCAAAAAAGGGAAAGATAATAGCAAAAATGTACGAGGAAACGACGAAACATAGATCATTTAGGCATGGCTAACCTTTTTGGAAGATCAGGAACAAGGACATAAAGGAAAATGGGATCCAACACTTTTGAAGTTCTTCTAGTATCCAATTGGTCTAACTTCATTTCCCCAAGGACTCTGGTCATCTCATTCTCAATAACAGTTCTGCCTGATCTTTCAATGCAAGCTGAGCAGTAGATGATGAAAAGTATAGCTGATGTCGATATTGAACAGTTGAAGCTCCTTGCTATTGCTTCACTGTTTACGAGTGCTTGCTGAAGTTCTGCAGTTGGCCCTCCTTTACAAAGCAGCATTGTTGGCGGGTCAAGTCCCAACTGACCAGCCATGTAGAGTATATCCTTGTGTAAAGTTGCCTGCAGCACAGCATCCAAAAAATGTTTTACCAATTAGCCACTAAAAAGAAGATCAAGTAATTATGTGATGTCCAAACGTGTAAttcaaaacaaagaaagaagtaAACAAACACTTGTAGGTGAACGGCTCATATGAAAATAATTGTAGAGGGTAGCCCTTAAAAGGAGGACTTTGAGGGGAAAAAACATCTTAATTAAAAGATCAAAAGCAATGGAGATGAGATGCCATTAAGGGTTTATAACCTGACTGTATGGACCAATACAGCTAGGCGCCCAGCAAGATATACTCTGTACATGCAAAACCTTTTTGCTATGATCTTGTGCCACCAAGACTTCCATATAGGCCCTCCCTAAACCAACTTGCAACAAAGGAAGTTCAATCGTGGACCTTGATGGTACACCAAAACGACACTTCTCTTGAGTGATGAATCTCACATATGTTTCATTTGCAGTAGAAAATTCATTCATATCAGCAATATACAGATggatataaagtacattttccCAAGAGCACCCATGCTTAGCAAGTTGTGTTTCAATTTCCATGAGAACAACCTCCAGATCCACCTGTAAGCCTGGCAATCACAATGCTAAAAACACTGAGATTAAAAAGTTCAACCAACTAAACAAAGCAGAATTAGACAGATgggaaaacaaaagtaaaagcTTCCAAAACATTCTCTATACACAGTAAATGTACATCTTACTTGTTGAAGTTTCAGAGTGCTCCAACCAGCaagaaatagaatatatatcATCCTTTCGCGATTTTGAAATTTTGAGATTCTCTTTCATAGCATCATACTTTTCAAGAGTTACATCAATTAGTTTGCTCATAGCTTGATTAGCTTCACAATTTTGTTGGTGTTCTTCTAGCACTTCATACACTGTACTGTCATCTCCTAGATAGAGACTGGTGCCTCCATTAGAATCACTTGATGATAATGAGTCCAGCTTCTTTTCCAAATGAAATGATAATGGATGAAGAATCCCAACAGGAGCTATGGAATCTGAAGAATGCAAGATAACTTGAAATTCATCTAGCACAATTCGAGCATTCTGCAAGACAGATAGAGTTTATGAGGAAAAAGGACAAAGGGAGGACCATTGGGTGTCATTAGATTGTTAGGGACTAACTTAATTGACTATTTTATAAGAATCACTTAGTAGGAGTGTCTAAGAAATGCTAGAAAGAGAGAGGGAGGAAGGGAGCACACTTTGAAGAGGGGACAATCAAGAGTTAATGTTTCATACTCTCCACCTTCACCACAAACATTTATTCCATAGAGCCTGAGAAGTTtaagggaaaaaagaaaatatatcaaCATTTTGGGAATAGAAATGCAACTTTAAACTTTTACTCTTTTCAGTGATCTTCATACTCTTTTAGTTTGTGAAGATGGGTATCCAGGTATGCAATTTCCTTCCCCAAGTGCTTTGAGGGGTCCAATCCAATAGCTGCAACCTAGCAGGTGGAAAAATAACACTTCCCAAATCAAAAGAGAAAAGCTCACGTCACAAAGAAACATACATTTAGGCATGGCATGCAACAGCTAGAAGAAGAAATAACACTTCCCAAATCAAAAGAGAAAAGCTCACTTCACAAAGAAACTTACATTTAGGCATGGCATGCAACAGCTAGAACAAGAAATAACACTTCCCAAATCAAAAGAGAAAAGCTCATTTCACAAAGAAACATACATTTAGGCATGGCGTGCAATAGCTGGAACAAGAAATAACAACATTGTACACATTAAAAAGCAACAATATTGACTCATGCTATTGACCACACTGTTGGATCTCAGACTTCACCATCTTCATATTCATCTTCTTTTGCCACACTGTTTACCAATATGAACGGAAAAAGCATGATGATTATCTGATTCATAATCAGAACAGAAAGATTATTATTCTATATCAGCTGTGATACATTTCTGTGTTCTGCATCACTGACAGATCCCTCACCACTTGCAACCAACATAGACTAACTGATTTTAAGGTGGAACCGTGGAAGTTTTCAAGCCTTCAACACTTACACCCTCTGACTCACAAACATCTACCTTGGAACCTGATACATTATAATATTTCAGAGAGGAATTTGCATCTTTTGAAATCATGCCTGCTTTCATGATCTACTTCATTCTTACCAACATGACCTTTATTATGAACTGGACATTCAGATTGATTATAGATAACTTCCAATATACAGACATCACTAGAAAGGTAGGCAATATTGTACTGTACACCTTTTCTGGGGTCAGAGGAACTAGCAGagtagaagaaaaggaaatctCTTATGACGCTACAACCTTTCCAACAGATCAATACAATGCCACATCATAAATCATGCTAGTTTTGTGATTAGTTTCCTGGACAGGTTAAGATATTATTGATCTTTTTTCTCAGCTAATTTCTGTGTAACCTAAATTTCCATAAGTTTCACATTTTCCCACTCAAGTTTCCATTTCAGTAATTTCACCAAATCAACATCCGGTTTTTTTGCGGGATTA
This portion of the Ipomoea triloba cultivar NCNSP0323 chromosome 5, ASM357664v1 genome encodes:
- the LOC116019893 gene encoding diphthine--ammonia ligase isoform X1, with protein sequence MKVVALVSGGKDSCYAMMKCIQYGHEIVALANLMPADDAQDELDSYMYQTVGHQIVVSYATCMGVPLFRRRIKGSTRNHGLSYSLTPGDEVEDMFILLNEVKRQIPDVAAVSSGAIASDYQRLRVESVCSRLGLVSLGYLWKQDQSLLLHEMIRSGIVAIIVKVAAIGLDPSKHLGKEIAYLDTHLHKLKELYGINVCGEGGEYETLTLDCPLFKNARIVLDEFQVILHSSDSIAPVGILHPLSFHLEKKLDSLSSSDSNGGTSLYLGDDSTVYEVLEEHQQNCEANQAMSKLIDVTLEKYDAMKENLKISKSRKDDIYSISCWLEHSETSTSLQVDLEVVLMEIETQLAKHGCSWENVLYIHLYIADMNEFSTANETYVRFITQEKCRFGVPSRSTIELPLLQVGLGRAYMEVLVAQDHSKKVLHVQSISCWAPSCIGPYSQATLHKDILYMAGQLGLDPPTMLLCKGGPTAELQQALVNSEAIARSFNCSISTSAILFIIYCSACIERSGRTVIENEMTRVLGEMKLDQLDTRRTSKVLDPIFLYVLVPDLPKRALVEVKPMLFLAEHAQPPPREIMRDPSAMQSYWGFQYETWHDNCLQKCSIEGQVCAAILSVTEELAQSICSKSIPTVGGDGDLNILVKEDQLKRIAQFCIYRLDKILLENNLSWDDVLNFRVYFTTRLNISHGTVSEIFANVFSEFAQIRQGVKITTEPIFNLVPMVGTGRSASSMDDIITCELISRKL
- the LOC116019893 gene encoding diphthine--ammonia ligase isoform X3 is translated as MFKIRSGIVAIIVKVAAIGLDPSKHLGKEIAYLDTHLHKLKELYGINVCGEGGEYETLTLDCPLFKNARIVLDEFQVILHSSDSIAPVGILHPLSFHLEKKLDSLSSSDSNGGTSLYLGDDSTVYEVLEEHQQNCEANQAMSKLIDVTLEKYDAMKENLKISKSRKDDIYSISCWLEHSETSTSLQVDLEVVLMEIETQLAKHGCSWENVLYIHLYIADMNEFSTANETYVRFITQEKCRFGVPSRSTIELPLLQVGLGRAYMEVLVAQDHSKKVLHVQSISCWAPSCIGPYSQATLHKDILYMAGQLGLDPPTMLLCKGGPTAELQQALVNSEAIARSFNCSISTSAILFIIYCSACIERSGRTVIENEMTRVLGEMKLDQLDTRRTSKVLDPIFLYVLVPDLPKRALVEVKPMLFLAEHAQPPPREIMRDPSAMQSYWGFQYETWHDNCLQKCSIEGQVCAAILSVTEELAQSICSKSIPTVGGDGDLNILVKEDQLKRIAQFCIYRLDKILLENNLSWDDVLNFRVYFTTRLNISHGTVSEIFANVFSEFAQIRQGVKITTEPIFNLVPMVGTGRSASSMDDIITCELISRKL
- the LOC116019893 gene encoding diphthine--ammonia ligase isoform X2, whose translation is MGVPLFRRRIKGSTRNHGLSYSLTPGDEVEDMFILLNEVKRQIPDVAAVSSGAIASDYQRLRVESVCSRLGLVSLGYLWKQDQSLLLHEMIRSGIVAIIVKVAAIGLDPSKHLGKEIAYLDTHLHKLKELYGINVCGEGGEYETLTLDCPLFKNARIVLDEFQVILHSSDSIAPVGILHPLSFHLEKKLDSLSSSDSNGGTSLYLGDDSTVYEVLEEHQQNCEANQAMSKLIDVTLEKYDAMKENLKISKSRKDDIYSISCWLEHSETSTSLQVDLEVVLMEIETQLAKHGCSWENVLYIHLYIADMNEFSTANETYVRFITQEKCRFGVPSRSTIELPLLQVGLGRAYMEVLVAQDHSKKVLHVQSISCWAPSCIGPYSQATLHKDILYMAGQLGLDPPTMLLCKGGPTAELQQALVNSEAIARSFNCSISTSAILFIIYCSACIERSGRTVIENEMTRVLGEMKLDQLDTRRTSKVLDPIFLYVLVPDLPKRALVEVKPMLFLAEHAQPPPREIMRDPSAMQSYWGFQYETWHDNCLQKCSIEGQVCAAILSVTEELAQSICSKSIPTVGGDGDLNILVKEDQLKRIAQFCIYRLDKILLENNLSWDDVLNFRVYFTTRLNISHGTVSEIFANVFSEFAQIRQGVKITTEPIFNLVPMVGTGRSASSMDDIITCELISRKL